In Cololabis saira isolate AMF1-May2022 chromosome 10, fColSai1.1, whole genome shotgun sequence, a single window of DNA contains:
- the ifi30a gene encoding gamma-interferon-inducible lysosomal thiol reductase has product MKSLFLLILTVWYNSPLGGCLSCSHSPATWCSSLDSAIECGVLRQCLMSNYSRSQQTEAPVQVGLYYESLCPGCREFLVQILFPTWVLLRDIMDVTLVPYGNAQEKPDKDKYTFECQHGEQECLGNMIETCFLNMSRMAFPIIFCMESSADVIKAAESCVQLYDPQLSMEKVKACVSGDQGNQLMHQNALQTGALNPPHKYVPWVTINGEHTEELQNKAMSSLFTLVCSLYKGAKPPACGGIQKLHYKSSCPRD; this is encoded by the exons ATGAAGTCCCTTTTTCTGCTCATCTTGACAGTTTGGTACAACAGCCCGCTCGGCGGCTGCCTTTCGTGCTCACACTCTCCGGCAACGTGGTGTTCCTCCTTGGATTCAGCGATTGAATGCGGG GTTTTGAGACAATGCCTGATGTCCAACTACAGCCGGTCCCAGCAGACCGAGGCCCCGGTGCAGGTGGGGCTGTACTACGAGAGTCTGTGTCCCGGCTGCAGGGAGTTCCTGGTCCAGATCCTGTTCCCCACCTGGGTGCTGCTCAGGGACATCATGGACGTGACCCTGGTGCCCTACGGGAACGCTCAG GAGAAGCCTGACAAGGATAAGTACACATTTGAGTGCCAGCACGGGGAACAGGAATGTCTCGGCAACATGATTGAG ACTTGCTTCCTCAACATGAGCAGGATGGCCTTCCCCATAATATTCTGCATGGAATCCTCGGCTGACGTCATCAAGGCAGCTGAGAGC TGCGTGCAACTCTATGACCCTCAGCTGagcatggaaaaagtgaaggcCTGTGTGAGTGGCGACCAGGGAAACCAGCTGATGCACCAGAACGCCCTGCAGACCGGAGCCCTGAACCCCCCGCACAAGTATGTGCCCTGGGTGACCATAAATGGG GAGCACACAGAGGAGCTGCAGAACAAAGCCATGTCGTCTCTCTTCACGCTGGTCTGCAGCCTGTACAAG ggTGCCAAGCCTCCTGCTTGTGGAGGGATCCAGAAACTACACTACAAAAGTAGCTGCCCCAGAGACTGA